A region of Neovison vison isolate M4711 chromosome 7, ASM_NN_V1, whole genome shotgun sequence DNA encodes the following proteins:
- the SIGLEC10 gene encoding sialic acid-binding Ig-like lectin 10 isoform X7 — protein MLPLLLLALLSGGSLVQSQGFSLQVQKVVTVQEGLCVLVPCTLSYPPIGWTEDTPALGYWFLTGTDSGIGRPVATNNPNRAVQTVPRDRFQLIGNPQNRSCSLLIREAQMEDSGWYFFRVERGYHVQYNFVRNQFNLQVTELTQKPDVYVPEILEPGRPVAVICVFNWNFEECPAPTFSWLGDAVSGPGPRPKSSYFSVLTLTPRPQDHSTYLTCRVDFSRKGVSTERTARLNVAYAPENLRVMTLNANRTVMENLGNGTSLSVLEGQSLRLLCVTHSNPPAQLSWVLGGQTLSPSQPTDPGILELPQIQMEHEGDLTCQAQNALGSQHISLHLSVVYPPRLLSPSCFWEGEGLCCNCSSRAQPAPTLRWQLGEELLEGNHSNASWTVSSNSAGPWANSSLSLSGPLGSGLRVTCEAWNVHGKQSAAVLLLPDKGLVSQAFSNGAFLGTGVMTFLFLCLLLVIRKTLRKKQTQAGTLAQAGTPAQAGTPAQAGTPAQAGTPAQAGMPPRPRPARRSTILDYINVFPNPGPLARNRKAAPRSPSQAPPPHAHSLELKKNQKELHVVAHTCPGPKSFTQASESQNNQEELHYATLYFSGLRPRETQEPKDTHSEYTDVKFH, from the exons ATGCTCCCACTGCTGCTCTTGGCCCTGCTGTCCGGTG GGTCTCTGGTTCAGTCCCAGGGATTCTCACTGCAAGTACAGAAGGTGGTGACTGTGCAGGAGGGCCTGTGTGTGCTTGTGCCCTGCACCCTCTCCTACCCCCCGATTGGCTGGACGGAGGACACCCCGGCTCTTGGCTACTGGTTCCTCACCGGGACAGACTCGGGCATCGGGAGGCCAGTGGCCACAAACAACCCGAATCGAGCAGTGCAGACCGTGCCCCGGGACCGATTCCAGCTCATTGGCAATCCCCAGAATCGGAGCtgttccctgctgatcagagaggcCCAGATGGAAGACTCGGGATGGTACTTCTTTCGGGTGGAGAGAGGCTATCACGTGCAATACAATTTTGTGAGAAACCAGTTCAATCTGCAAGTGACAG AACTCACCCAGAAGCCAGATGTCTACGTCCCAGAGATCCTGGAGCCAGGACGTCCGGTGGCAGTCATCTGTGTGTTTAACTGGAACTTTGAGGAATGTCCAGCCCCTACTTTCTCCTGGCTGGGGGATGCCGTCTCCGGCCCAGGGCCCAGACCCAAGTCCTCCTACTTTTCAGTGCTTACTCTCACTCCGAGACCCCAGGACCATAGCACCTACCTCACCTGCCGTGTGGACTTCTCCAGGAAGGGTGTGAGCACAGAGAGAACCGCCAGACTTAATGTCGCTT ACGCCCCAGAGAACCTGAGAGTGATGACCCTGAATGCAAATAGAACAG TCATGGAAAACCTCGGGAATGGCACATCCCTCTCAGTCCTGGAGGGCCAAAGCTTGCGTCTGCTCTGTGTCACCCACAGCAACCCCCCAGCCCAGCTGAGCTGGGTCCTGGGGGGACAGACTCTGAGCCCCTCCCAGCCCacagaccctgggatcctggagCTCCCTCAGATACAAATGGAGCATGAAGGAGACCTCACCTGCCAAGCCCAGAACGCACTGGGCTCCCAGCACATCTCCCTGCATCTCTCTGTGGTCT ACCCTCCGAGGCTGCTCAGCCCCTCCTGCTTCTGGGAGGGTGAGGGGCTGTGCTGTAACTGCTCCTCCCGAGCACAGCCGGCCCCCACACTGCGCtggcagctgggggaggagctGTTGGAGGGGAACCACAGCAACGCCTCCTGGACCGTCTCCTCCAACTCTGCGGGGCCCTGGGCCAAcagctccctgagcctcagtgggCCTCTGGGCTCTGGCCTCAGAGTCACCTGTGAGGCCTGGAATGTGCACGGGAAACAGAGCGCGGCAGTCTTGCTGCTCCCAG ATAAGGGTCTCGTCTCACAAGCATTCTCCAATGGAGCATTTCTGGGAACTGGCGTCAtgacctttcttttcctctgcctcctcctggtCAT CAGGAAGACTCtgaggaagaaacagacccaGGCTGGGACTCTGGCCCAGGCGGGGACTCCGGCCCAGGCGGGGACTCCGGCCCAGGCGGGGACTCCGGCCCAGGCGGGAACTCCGGCCCAGGCAGGGATGCCACCGAGGCCCAGGCCTGCAAGGAGAAGCACAATCCTGGACTATATCAATGTGTTCCCTAACCCTGGCCCCCTG GCTCGAAATCGGAAAGCCGCACCACGCAGTCCTTCCCAAgcccctcctccccatgctcACTCCCTGGAATTGAAGAAGAACCAGAAGGAGCTCCATGTTGTTGCCCACACTTGTCCAGGACCCAAATCATTCACTCAAGCCTCGGAATCGCAGAATAACCAAGAGGAGCTCCATTATGCAACCCTCTACTTCTCAGGCCTCAGACCACGAGAGACCCAGGAGCCCAAGGATACCCACTCAGAGTACACAGACGTCAAGTTCCACTGA
- the SIGLEC10 gene encoding sialic acid-binding Ig-like lectin 10 isoform X5: protein MLPLLLLALLSGGSLVQSQGFSLQVQKVVTVQEGLCVLVPCTLSYPPIGWTEDTPALGYWFLTGTDSGIGRPVATNNPNRAVQTVPRDRFQLIGNPQNRSCSLLIREAQMEDSGWYFFRVERGYHVQYNFVRNQFNLQVTELTQKPDVYVPEILEPGRPVAVICVFNWNFEECPAPTFSWLGDAVSGPGPRPKSSYFSVLTLTPRPQDHSTYLTCRVDFSRKGVSTERTARLNVAYAPKDLVISVSRVNTSALEPQGNSPHLEAEKGQFLRLLCAADGQPPATLSWALEDRVLSRSHPGGSGTLELVLPAVKPGDSGCYTCRAENRLGSRSCTLDLFVQYAPENLRVMTLNANRTVMENLGNGTSLSVLEGQSLRLLCVTHSNPPAQLSWVLGGQTLSPSQPTDPGILELPQIQMEHEGDLTCQAQNALGSQHISLHLSVVYPPRLLSPSCFWEGEGLCCNCSSRAQPAPTLRWQLGEELLEGNHSNASWTVSSNSAGPWANSSLSLSGPLGSGLRVTCEAWNVHGKQSAAVLLLPDKGLVSQAFSNGAFLGTGVMTFLFLCLLLVIRKTLRKKQTQAGTLAQAGTPAQAGTPAQAGTPAQAGTPAQAGMPPRPRPARRSTILDYINVFPNPGPLASDHERPRSPRIPTQSTQTSSSTEAVLGCGVAGLGPRKSLRNLNLE, encoded by the exons ATGCTCCCACTGCTGCTCTTGGCCCTGCTGTCCGGTG GGTCTCTGGTTCAGTCCCAGGGATTCTCACTGCAAGTACAGAAGGTGGTGACTGTGCAGGAGGGCCTGTGTGTGCTTGTGCCCTGCACCCTCTCCTACCCCCCGATTGGCTGGACGGAGGACACCCCGGCTCTTGGCTACTGGTTCCTCACCGGGACAGACTCGGGCATCGGGAGGCCAGTGGCCACAAACAACCCGAATCGAGCAGTGCAGACCGTGCCCCGGGACCGATTCCAGCTCATTGGCAATCCCCAGAATCGGAGCtgttccctgctgatcagagaggcCCAGATGGAAGACTCGGGATGGTACTTCTTTCGGGTGGAGAGAGGCTATCACGTGCAATACAATTTTGTGAGAAACCAGTTCAATCTGCAAGTGACAG AACTCACCCAGAAGCCAGATGTCTACGTCCCAGAGATCCTGGAGCCAGGACGTCCGGTGGCAGTCATCTGTGTGTTTAACTGGAACTTTGAGGAATGTCCAGCCCCTACTTTCTCCTGGCTGGGGGATGCCGTCTCCGGCCCAGGGCCCAGACCCAAGTCCTCCTACTTTTCAGTGCTTACTCTCACTCCGAGACCCCAGGACCATAGCACCTACCTCACCTGCCGTGTGGACTTCTCCAGGAAGGGTGTGAGCACAGAGAGAACCGCCAGACTTAATGTCGCTT ATGCCCCCAAAGACCTGGTTATCAGCGTTTCCCGAGTCAACACGTCAG cCCTGGAGCCCCAGGGCAACAGCCCACATCTGGAGGCTGAGAAAGGCCAGTTCCTGCGACTGCTCTGTGCTGCTGACGGCCAGCCCCCAGCCACGCTGAGCTGGGCCCTGGAGGACCGGGTCCTCTCTAGGTCCCATCCCGGGGGCTCTGGAACCCTGGAGCTGGTGCTGCCGGCAGTAAAGCCTGGGGATTCGGGCTGCTACACCTGCCGAGCGGAGAACAGGCTTGGCTCCCGGAGCTGCACACTGGACCTCTTTGTGCAGT ACGCCCCAGAGAACCTGAGAGTGATGACCCTGAATGCAAATAGAACAG TCATGGAAAACCTCGGGAATGGCACATCCCTCTCAGTCCTGGAGGGCCAAAGCTTGCGTCTGCTCTGTGTCACCCACAGCAACCCCCCAGCCCAGCTGAGCTGGGTCCTGGGGGGACAGACTCTGAGCCCCTCCCAGCCCacagaccctgggatcctggagCTCCCTCAGATACAAATGGAGCATGAAGGAGACCTCACCTGCCAAGCCCAGAACGCACTGGGCTCCCAGCACATCTCCCTGCATCTCTCTGTGGTCT ACCCTCCGAGGCTGCTCAGCCCCTCCTGCTTCTGGGAGGGTGAGGGGCTGTGCTGTAACTGCTCCTCCCGAGCACAGCCGGCCCCCACACTGCGCtggcagctgggggaggagctGTTGGAGGGGAACCACAGCAACGCCTCCTGGACCGTCTCCTCCAACTCTGCGGGGCCCTGGGCCAAcagctccctgagcctcagtgggCCTCTGGGCTCTGGCCTCAGAGTCACCTGTGAGGCCTGGAATGTGCACGGGAAACAGAGCGCGGCAGTCTTGCTGCTCCCAG ATAAGGGTCTCGTCTCACAAGCATTCTCCAATGGAGCATTTCTGGGAACTGGCGTCAtgacctttcttttcctctgcctcctcctggtCAT CAGGAAGACTCtgaggaagaaacagacccaGGCTGGGACTCTGGCCCAGGCGGGGACTCCGGCCCAGGCGGGGACTCCGGCCCAGGCGGGGACTCCGGCCCAGGCGGGAACTCCGGCCCAGGCAGGGATGCCACCGAGGCCCAGGCCTGCAAGGAGAAGCACAATCCTGGACTATATCAATGTGTTCCCTAACCCTGGCCCCCTG GCCTCAGACCACGAGAGACCCAGGAGCCCAAGGATACCCACTCAGAGTACACAGACGTCAAGTTCCACTGAGGCTGTCTTGGGCTGCGGtgtggcagggctgggacccaG GAAGAGTTTGCGGAATCTTAATCTAGAGTAA
- the SIGLEC10 gene encoding sialic acid-binding Ig-like lectin 10 isoform X1, which translates to MLPLLLLALLSGGSLVQSQGFSLQVQKVVTVQEGLCVLVPCTLSYPPIGWTEDTPALGYWFLTGTDSGIGRPVATNNPNRAVQTVPRDRFQLIGNPQNRSCSLLIREAQMEDSGWYFFRVERGYHVQYNFVRNQFNLQVTELTQKPDVYVPEILEPGRPVAVICVFNWNFEECPAPTFSWLGDAVSGPGPRPKSSYFSVLTLTPRPQDHSTYLTCRVDFSRKGVSTERTARLNVAYAPKDLVISVSRVNTSALEPQGNSPHLEAEKGQFLRLLCAADGQPPATLSWALEDRVLSRSHPGGSGTLELVLPAVKPGDSGCYTCRAENRLGSRSCTLDLFVQYAPENLRVMTLNANRTVMENLGNGTSLSVLEGQSLRLLCVTHSNPPAQLSWVLGGQTLSPSQPTDPGILELPQIQMEHEGDLTCQAQNALGSQHISLHLSVVYPPRLLSPSCFWEGEGLCCNCSSRAQPAPTLRWQLGEELLEGNHSNASWTVSSNSAGPWANSSLSLSGPLGSGLRVTCEAWNVHGKQSAAVLLLPDKGLVSQAFSNGAFLGTGVMTFLFLCLLLVIRKTLRKKQTQAGTLAQAGTPAQAGTPAQAGTPAQAGTPAQAGMPPRPRPARRSTILDYINVFPNPGPLARNRKAAPRSPSQAPPPHAHSLELKKNQKELHVVAHTCPGPKSFTQASESQNNQEELHYATLYFSGLRPRETQEPKDTHSEYTDVKFH; encoded by the exons ATGCTCCCACTGCTGCTCTTGGCCCTGCTGTCCGGTG GGTCTCTGGTTCAGTCCCAGGGATTCTCACTGCAAGTACAGAAGGTGGTGACTGTGCAGGAGGGCCTGTGTGTGCTTGTGCCCTGCACCCTCTCCTACCCCCCGATTGGCTGGACGGAGGACACCCCGGCTCTTGGCTACTGGTTCCTCACCGGGACAGACTCGGGCATCGGGAGGCCAGTGGCCACAAACAACCCGAATCGAGCAGTGCAGACCGTGCCCCGGGACCGATTCCAGCTCATTGGCAATCCCCAGAATCGGAGCtgttccctgctgatcagagaggcCCAGATGGAAGACTCGGGATGGTACTTCTTTCGGGTGGAGAGAGGCTATCACGTGCAATACAATTTTGTGAGAAACCAGTTCAATCTGCAAGTGACAG AACTCACCCAGAAGCCAGATGTCTACGTCCCAGAGATCCTGGAGCCAGGACGTCCGGTGGCAGTCATCTGTGTGTTTAACTGGAACTTTGAGGAATGTCCAGCCCCTACTTTCTCCTGGCTGGGGGATGCCGTCTCCGGCCCAGGGCCCAGACCCAAGTCCTCCTACTTTTCAGTGCTTACTCTCACTCCGAGACCCCAGGACCATAGCACCTACCTCACCTGCCGTGTGGACTTCTCCAGGAAGGGTGTGAGCACAGAGAGAACCGCCAGACTTAATGTCGCTT ATGCCCCCAAAGACCTGGTTATCAGCGTTTCCCGAGTCAACACGTCAG cCCTGGAGCCCCAGGGCAACAGCCCACATCTGGAGGCTGAGAAAGGCCAGTTCCTGCGACTGCTCTGTGCTGCTGACGGCCAGCCCCCAGCCACGCTGAGCTGGGCCCTGGAGGACCGGGTCCTCTCTAGGTCCCATCCCGGGGGCTCTGGAACCCTGGAGCTGGTGCTGCCGGCAGTAAAGCCTGGGGATTCGGGCTGCTACACCTGCCGAGCGGAGAACAGGCTTGGCTCCCGGAGCTGCACACTGGACCTCTTTGTGCAGT ACGCCCCAGAGAACCTGAGAGTGATGACCCTGAATGCAAATAGAACAG TCATGGAAAACCTCGGGAATGGCACATCCCTCTCAGTCCTGGAGGGCCAAAGCTTGCGTCTGCTCTGTGTCACCCACAGCAACCCCCCAGCCCAGCTGAGCTGGGTCCTGGGGGGACAGACTCTGAGCCCCTCCCAGCCCacagaccctgggatcctggagCTCCCTCAGATACAAATGGAGCATGAAGGAGACCTCACCTGCCAAGCCCAGAACGCACTGGGCTCCCAGCACATCTCCCTGCATCTCTCTGTGGTCT ACCCTCCGAGGCTGCTCAGCCCCTCCTGCTTCTGGGAGGGTGAGGGGCTGTGCTGTAACTGCTCCTCCCGAGCACAGCCGGCCCCCACACTGCGCtggcagctgggggaggagctGTTGGAGGGGAACCACAGCAACGCCTCCTGGACCGTCTCCTCCAACTCTGCGGGGCCCTGGGCCAAcagctccctgagcctcagtgggCCTCTGGGCTCTGGCCTCAGAGTCACCTGTGAGGCCTGGAATGTGCACGGGAAACAGAGCGCGGCAGTCTTGCTGCTCCCAG ATAAGGGTCTCGTCTCACAAGCATTCTCCAATGGAGCATTTCTGGGAACTGGCGTCAtgacctttcttttcctctgcctcctcctggtCAT CAGGAAGACTCtgaggaagaaacagacccaGGCTGGGACTCTGGCCCAGGCGGGGACTCCGGCCCAGGCGGGGACTCCGGCCCAGGCGGGGACTCCGGCCCAGGCGGGAACTCCGGCCCAGGCAGGGATGCCACCGAGGCCCAGGCCTGCAAGGAGAAGCACAATCCTGGACTATATCAATGTGTTCCCTAACCCTGGCCCCCTG GCTCGAAATCGGAAAGCCGCACCACGCAGTCCTTCCCAAgcccctcctccccatgctcACTCCCTGGAATTGAAGAAGAACCAGAAGGAGCTCCATGTTGTTGCCCACACTTGTCCAGGACCCAAATCATTCACTCAAGCCTCGGAATCGCAGAATAACCAAGAGGAGCTCCATTATGCAACCCTCTACTTCTCAGGCCTCAGACCACGAGAGACCCAGGAGCCCAAGGATACCCACTCAGAGTACACAGACGTCAAGTTCCACTGA
- the SIGLEC10 gene encoding sialic acid-binding Ig-like lectin 10 isoform X4, with protein sequence MLPLLLLALLSGGSLVQSQGFSLQVQKVVTVQEGLCVLVPCTLSYPPIGWTEDTPALGYWFLTGTDSGIGRPVATNNPNRAVQTVPRDRFQLIGNPQNRSCSLLIREAQMEDSGWYFFRVERGYHVQYNFVRNQFNLQVTELTQKPDVYVPEILEPGRPVAVICVFNWNFEECPAPTFSWLGDAVSGPGPRPKSSYFSVLTLTPRPQDHSTYLTCRVDFSRKGVSTERTARLNVAYAPKDLVISVSRVNTSALEPQGNSPHLEAEKGQFLRLLCAADGQPPATLSWALEDRVLSRSHPGGSGTLELVLPAVKPGDSGCYTCRAENRLGSRSCTLDLFVQYAPENLRVMTLNANRTVMENLGNGTSLSVLEGQSLRLLCVTHSNPPAQLSWVLGGQTLSPSQPTDPGILELPQIQMEHEGDLTCQAQNALGSQHISLHLSVVYPPRLLSPSCFWEGEGLCCNCSSRAQPAPTLRWQLGEELLEGNHSNASWTVSSNSAGPWANSSLSLSGPLGSGLRVTCEAWNVHGKQSAAVLLLPDKGLVSQAFSNGAFLGTGVMTFLFLCLLLVIRKTLRKKQTQAGTLAQAGTPAQAGTPAQAGTPAQAGTPAQAGMPPRPRPARRSTILDYINVFPNPGPLASDHERPRSPRIPTQSTQTSSSTEAVLGCGVAGLGPRSGRMERKRNRSRCQE encoded by the exons ATGCTCCCACTGCTGCTCTTGGCCCTGCTGTCCGGTG GGTCTCTGGTTCAGTCCCAGGGATTCTCACTGCAAGTACAGAAGGTGGTGACTGTGCAGGAGGGCCTGTGTGTGCTTGTGCCCTGCACCCTCTCCTACCCCCCGATTGGCTGGACGGAGGACACCCCGGCTCTTGGCTACTGGTTCCTCACCGGGACAGACTCGGGCATCGGGAGGCCAGTGGCCACAAACAACCCGAATCGAGCAGTGCAGACCGTGCCCCGGGACCGATTCCAGCTCATTGGCAATCCCCAGAATCGGAGCtgttccctgctgatcagagaggcCCAGATGGAAGACTCGGGATGGTACTTCTTTCGGGTGGAGAGAGGCTATCACGTGCAATACAATTTTGTGAGAAACCAGTTCAATCTGCAAGTGACAG AACTCACCCAGAAGCCAGATGTCTACGTCCCAGAGATCCTGGAGCCAGGACGTCCGGTGGCAGTCATCTGTGTGTTTAACTGGAACTTTGAGGAATGTCCAGCCCCTACTTTCTCCTGGCTGGGGGATGCCGTCTCCGGCCCAGGGCCCAGACCCAAGTCCTCCTACTTTTCAGTGCTTACTCTCACTCCGAGACCCCAGGACCATAGCACCTACCTCACCTGCCGTGTGGACTTCTCCAGGAAGGGTGTGAGCACAGAGAGAACCGCCAGACTTAATGTCGCTT ATGCCCCCAAAGACCTGGTTATCAGCGTTTCCCGAGTCAACACGTCAG cCCTGGAGCCCCAGGGCAACAGCCCACATCTGGAGGCTGAGAAAGGCCAGTTCCTGCGACTGCTCTGTGCTGCTGACGGCCAGCCCCCAGCCACGCTGAGCTGGGCCCTGGAGGACCGGGTCCTCTCTAGGTCCCATCCCGGGGGCTCTGGAACCCTGGAGCTGGTGCTGCCGGCAGTAAAGCCTGGGGATTCGGGCTGCTACACCTGCCGAGCGGAGAACAGGCTTGGCTCCCGGAGCTGCACACTGGACCTCTTTGTGCAGT ACGCCCCAGAGAACCTGAGAGTGATGACCCTGAATGCAAATAGAACAG TCATGGAAAACCTCGGGAATGGCACATCCCTCTCAGTCCTGGAGGGCCAAAGCTTGCGTCTGCTCTGTGTCACCCACAGCAACCCCCCAGCCCAGCTGAGCTGGGTCCTGGGGGGACAGACTCTGAGCCCCTCCCAGCCCacagaccctgggatcctggagCTCCCTCAGATACAAATGGAGCATGAAGGAGACCTCACCTGCCAAGCCCAGAACGCACTGGGCTCCCAGCACATCTCCCTGCATCTCTCTGTGGTCT ACCCTCCGAGGCTGCTCAGCCCCTCCTGCTTCTGGGAGGGTGAGGGGCTGTGCTGTAACTGCTCCTCCCGAGCACAGCCGGCCCCCACACTGCGCtggcagctgggggaggagctGTTGGAGGGGAACCACAGCAACGCCTCCTGGACCGTCTCCTCCAACTCTGCGGGGCCCTGGGCCAAcagctccctgagcctcagtgggCCTCTGGGCTCTGGCCTCAGAGTCACCTGTGAGGCCTGGAATGTGCACGGGAAACAGAGCGCGGCAGTCTTGCTGCTCCCAG ATAAGGGTCTCGTCTCACAAGCATTCTCCAATGGAGCATTTCTGGGAACTGGCGTCAtgacctttcttttcctctgcctcctcctggtCAT CAGGAAGACTCtgaggaagaaacagacccaGGCTGGGACTCTGGCCCAGGCGGGGACTCCGGCCCAGGCGGGGACTCCGGCCCAGGCGGGGACTCCGGCCCAGGCGGGAACTCCGGCCCAGGCAGGGATGCCACCGAGGCCCAGGCCTGCAAGGAGAAGCACAATCCTGGACTATATCAATGTGTTCCCTAACCCTGGCCCCCTG GCCTCAGACCACGAGAGACCCAGGAGCCCAAGGATACCCACTCAGAGTACACAGACGTCAAGTTCCACTGAGGCTGTCTTGGGCTGCGGtgtggcagggctgggacccaGGTCAGGCAGAATGGAGAGG AAGAGGAACAGAAGCAGATGCCAAGAATGA
- the SIGLEC10 gene encoding sialic acid-binding Ig-like lectin 10 isoform X3 yields MLPLLLLALLSGGSLVQSQGFSLQVQKVVTVQEGLCVLVPCTLSYPPIGWTEDTPALGYWFLTGTDSGIGRPVATNNPNRAVQTVPRDRFQLIGNPQNRSCSLLIREAQMEDSGWYFFRVERGYHVQYNFVRNQFNLQVTELTQKPDVYVPEILEPGRPVAVICVFNWNFEECPAPTFSWLGDAVSGPGPRPKSSYFSVLTLTPRPQDHSTYLTCRVDFSRKGVSTERTARLNVAYAPKDLVISVSRVNTSALEPQGNSPHLEAEKGQFLRLLCAADGQPPATLSWALEDRVLSRSHPGGSGTLELVLPAVKPGDSGCYTCRAENRLGSRSCTLDLFVQYAPENLRVMTLNANRTVMENLGNGTSLSVLEGQSLRLLCVTHSNPPAQLSWVLGGQTLSPSQPTDPGILELPQIQMEHEGDLTCQAQNALGSQHISLHLSVVYPPRLLSPSCFWEGEGLCCNCSSRAQPAPTLRWQLGEELLEGNHSNASWTVSSNSAGPWANSSLSLSGPLGSGLRVTCEAWNVHGKQSAAVLLLPDKGLVSQAFSNGAFLGTGVMTFLFLCLLLVIRKTLRKKQTQAGTLAQAGTPAQAGTPAQAGTPAQAGTPAQAGMPPRPRPARRSTILDYINVFPNPGPLASDHERPRSPRIPTQSTQTSSSTEAVLGCGVAGLGPRRGTEADAKNEFKSSHNG; encoded by the exons ATGCTCCCACTGCTGCTCTTGGCCCTGCTGTCCGGTG GGTCTCTGGTTCAGTCCCAGGGATTCTCACTGCAAGTACAGAAGGTGGTGACTGTGCAGGAGGGCCTGTGTGTGCTTGTGCCCTGCACCCTCTCCTACCCCCCGATTGGCTGGACGGAGGACACCCCGGCTCTTGGCTACTGGTTCCTCACCGGGACAGACTCGGGCATCGGGAGGCCAGTGGCCACAAACAACCCGAATCGAGCAGTGCAGACCGTGCCCCGGGACCGATTCCAGCTCATTGGCAATCCCCAGAATCGGAGCtgttccctgctgatcagagaggcCCAGATGGAAGACTCGGGATGGTACTTCTTTCGGGTGGAGAGAGGCTATCACGTGCAATACAATTTTGTGAGAAACCAGTTCAATCTGCAAGTGACAG AACTCACCCAGAAGCCAGATGTCTACGTCCCAGAGATCCTGGAGCCAGGACGTCCGGTGGCAGTCATCTGTGTGTTTAACTGGAACTTTGAGGAATGTCCAGCCCCTACTTTCTCCTGGCTGGGGGATGCCGTCTCCGGCCCAGGGCCCAGACCCAAGTCCTCCTACTTTTCAGTGCTTACTCTCACTCCGAGACCCCAGGACCATAGCACCTACCTCACCTGCCGTGTGGACTTCTCCAGGAAGGGTGTGAGCACAGAGAGAACCGCCAGACTTAATGTCGCTT ATGCCCCCAAAGACCTGGTTATCAGCGTTTCCCGAGTCAACACGTCAG cCCTGGAGCCCCAGGGCAACAGCCCACATCTGGAGGCTGAGAAAGGCCAGTTCCTGCGACTGCTCTGTGCTGCTGACGGCCAGCCCCCAGCCACGCTGAGCTGGGCCCTGGAGGACCGGGTCCTCTCTAGGTCCCATCCCGGGGGCTCTGGAACCCTGGAGCTGGTGCTGCCGGCAGTAAAGCCTGGGGATTCGGGCTGCTACACCTGCCGAGCGGAGAACAGGCTTGGCTCCCGGAGCTGCACACTGGACCTCTTTGTGCAGT ACGCCCCAGAGAACCTGAGAGTGATGACCCTGAATGCAAATAGAACAG TCATGGAAAACCTCGGGAATGGCACATCCCTCTCAGTCCTGGAGGGCCAAAGCTTGCGTCTGCTCTGTGTCACCCACAGCAACCCCCCAGCCCAGCTGAGCTGGGTCCTGGGGGGACAGACTCTGAGCCCCTCCCAGCCCacagaccctgggatcctggagCTCCCTCAGATACAAATGGAGCATGAAGGAGACCTCACCTGCCAAGCCCAGAACGCACTGGGCTCCCAGCACATCTCCCTGCATCTCTCTGTGGTCT ACCCTCCGAGGCTGCTCAGCCCCTCCTGCTTCTGGGAGGGTGAGGGGCTGTGCTGTAACTGCTCCTCCCGAGCACAGCCGGCCCCCACACTGCGCtggcagctgggggaggagctGTTGGAGGGGAACCACAGCAACGCCTCCTGGACCGTCTCCTCCAACTCTGCGGGGCCCTGGGCCAAcagctccctgagcctcagtgggCCTCTGGGCTCTGGCCTCAGAGTCACCTGTGAGGCCTGGAATGTGCACGGGAAACAGAGCGCGGCAGTCTTGCTGCTCCCAG ATAAGGGTCTCGTCTCACAAGCATTCTCCAATGGAGCATTTCTGGGAACTGGCGTCAtgacctttcttttcctctgcctcctcctggtCAT CAGGAAGACTCtgaggaagaaacagacccaGGCTGGGACTCTGGCCCAGGCGGGGACTCCGGCCCAGGCGGGGACTCCGGCCCAGGCGGGGACTCCGGCCCAGGCGGGAACTCCGGCCCAGGCAGGGATGCCACCGAGGCCCAGGCCTGCAAGGAGAAGCACAATCCTGGACTATATCAATGTGTTCCCTAACCCTGGCCCCCTG GCCTCAGACCACGAGAGACCCAGGAGCCCAAGGATACCCACTCAGAGTACACAGACGTCAAGTTCCACTGAGGCTGTCTTGGGCTGCGGtgtggcagggctgggacccaG AAGAGGAACAGAAGCAGATGCCAAGAATGAGTTCAAGAGCAGTCACAACGGCTAG